In Callospermophilus lateralis isolate mCalLat2 chromosome 19, mCalLat2.hap1, whole genome shotgun sequence, the following are encoded in one genomic region:
- the Emp2 gene encoding epithelial membrane protein 2 isoform X2, translating into MLVLLAFIIIFHITSAALLFVATIDNAWWVGEDFYADVWRVCTNATNCTEIGDHFQGYATLQAVQVTMILSTTLCCIAFFIFLLQLFRLKQGARFVLTSIIQLLSCLCVMIAAAIYTDQRQDLHESNPHYYSLTSEGRYGYAFILAWVAFAFTFISGIMYLILRKRK; encoded by the exons ATGCTGGTGCTCCTTGCCTTCATCATCATCTTCCACATCACCTCCGCAGCCCTGCTGTTTGTGGCCACCATCGACAAC GCCTGGTGGGTGGGAGAGGATTTCTATGCCGATGTCTGGAGAGTGTGCACAAATGCCACCAACTGTACGGAAATCGGTGACCACTTTCAAG GCTACGCGACGCTGCAGGCGGTGCAGGTCACCATGATCCTGTCCACCACCCTCTGCTGCATCGCCTTCTTCATCTTCCTGCTCCAGCTCTTCCGCCTCAAGCAGGGAGCGAGGTTCGTGCTGACCTCCATCATCCAGCTGCTGTCAT GTCTGTGTGTGATGATCGCGGCTGCCATCTACACAGACCAGCGCCAGGACCTTCACGAGAGCAACCCGCATTACTACTCCCTGACGTCGGAGGGCAGGTACGGCTACGCCTTCATCCTGGCCTGGGTGGCTTTCGCCTTCACCTTCATCAGCGGCATCATGTACCTGATCCTGAGGAAGCGCAAGTAG